In Alkalihalobacterium alkalinitrilicum, a genomic segment contains:
- a CDS encoding ABC transporter substrate-binding protein, with product MRVCSFLPAATSMIAELGLEEYLYGVTFECPSEKPRVVRSHLEGRKLSSSEINETVKQYMNDDKNLYYVDMELLQKIEPDIIFTQHVCNVCQIGTSYVEEVVKHLPKQPKIIPLIPHRLDEVYNNLLMIARELNEEEKGLKRLEVLKRRTSKISNKLQHQNLTLKKVMVMEWLEPIFNCGHWIPDQIELAGGYDPLGNPGGHSRPIEWNDVLASNPEVLVIAPCGFTPERAMKEIELLEKQEGWHDLYAVQNKQIYIVDGDLFTRPSTTLVDGIELLAALFHPQQFSMPVAVRDKVVSYYKS from the coding sequence ATGAGAGTATGTTCGTTTCTACCAGCAGCGACGAGTATGATTGCTGAATTAGGTCTTGAAGAGTATTTATATGGAGTGACTTTTGAATGTCCAAGTGAAAAACCCAGGGTCGTTCGTTCACACCTTGAAGGAAGAAAATTATCAAGTTCAGAAATTAATGAAACCGTAAAACAATATATGAATGATGATAAAAACTTATATTATGTCGATATGGAACTTCTTCAGAAAATTGAACCCGATATTATTTTTACACAACATGTATGTAATGTTTGTCAAATTGGAACGAGTTACGTAGAAGAAGTAGTAAAACATTTGCCAAAACAACCGAAAATAATACCACTTATCCCTCATCGGTTAGACGAAGTTTACAACAACTTACTTATGATTGCTCGAGAGTTAAACGAAGAGGAGAAAGGACTAAAAAGACTTGAAGTTCTTAAAAGACGAACGTCGAAAATCTCAAATAAATTGCAACACCAAAACCTTACACTAAAAAAAGTGATGGTGATGGAATGGCTGGAACCTATATTTAACTGTGGACACTGGATACCAGATCAAATTGAACTAGCTGGTGGTTATGATCCGCTTGGGAACCCAGGTGGACATTCACGCCCAATTGAATGGAACGATGTTTTAGCATCCAATCCAGAAGTTCTCGTCATCGCACCTTGCGGCTTTACTCCTGAACGAGCAATGAAAGAAATTGAATTACTAGAAAAACAAGAAGGTTGGCATGACTTATATGCTGTACAAAATAAGCAAATTTATATTGTTGACGGAGATTTGTTTACCCGTCCAAGTACAACATTAGTAGATGGTATAGAATTACTCGCAGCCCTTTTTCATCCACAACAATTTAGCATGCCTGTGGCGGTGCGGGATAAGGTAGTTTCCTATTATAAATCGTAA
- a CDS encoding phosphatase PAP2 family protein: MKTRKRGYLQWTDVPYAGESRPPDNPVERYAGSWKTNFIRRKKGGGFETLDGRNIRFALRDPNTINWTEQLKVVQHELAHITDERIAIAKYWGSGAPPKQWLPIADRLIDTYGVSAPRAARILSALFTGLNDAFIITWEIKYRLNVARPNQLDPQLATVFCTPKHPAYPSGHATVSGAASVILSYFFPAESKKLDAH; the protein is encoded by the coding sequence GTGAAAACGAGAAAACGAGGTTACCTTCAGTGGACAGACGTACCATATGCTGGTGAGAGTCGTCCACCGGACAATCCAGTTGAACGATATGCAGGCTCTTGGAAAACGAATTTTATTAGAAGAAAAAAAGGCGGGGGTTTTGAAACATTAGATGGAAGAAACATAAGGTTTGCTCTTCGAGACCCAAATACTATTAATTGGACAGAGCAATTAAAAGTTGTTCAACATGAATTAGCACATATAACCGACGAACGAATAGCAATTGCAAAATATTGGGGGTCTGGAGCACCTCCAAAACAATGGCTACCCATTGCCGATCGGTTAATTGATACGTATGGTGTTTCAGCCCCTCGAGCAGCTCGAATACTTTCAGCATTATTTACAGGACTTAATGATGCTTTTATTATCACATGGGAAATCAAATACAGATTGAATGTAGCACGGCCAAATCAATTGGACCCACAATTAGCAACTGTTTTTTGTACTCCAAAACATCCCGCATACCCATCTGGACACGCGACTGTTTCAGGGGCAGCCTCAGTCATTTTAAGTTACTTCTTTCCAGCTGAAAGCAAAAAACTAGATGCTCACTAG